A single Anas acuta chromosome 27, bAnaAcu1.1, whole genome shotgun sequence DNA region contains:
- the LOC137845293 gene encoding interleukin-1 beta-like isoform X3 encodes MAFVPDLDVLEGSSLSEETFYGPDCLYPPKKLRLDSEAKHGQSRTTVDVQVTVMPGHGARRFRQAATLVVAATKMLRRPSHQDFADSDLGGFLEEIFEPVTFQRLESSYAGAPVYRYTRSQSFDIYDINHKCFMLESPTQLVALHVQGPLASRKGEGTASLSPSPPRVPGGRPLTCPLLSAVRLNIALYRPHTRQGSAGAMQMPVALGIKGYKLYMSCVMSGSEPVLQLEEADVMRDIDSAELTRFIFYRLDSPAEGTTRFESAAFPGWFICTSRQSWQPVGITNQPDQVNIATYKLSGR; translated from the exons ATGGCGTTCGTCCCCGACCTGGACGTGCTGGAGGGCAGCAG CCTGAGCGAGGAGACTTTCTACGGCCCCGACTGCCTGTACCCACCGAAG AAGCTTCGCCTGGACTCGGAGGCAAAGCACGGCCAGAGCCGCACCACGGTGGACGTCCAGGTGACGGTGATGCCGGGACACGGCGCCAGGAGGTTCCGCCAGGCCGCCACCCTGGTGGTGGCCGCCACCAAGATGCTGCGGAGGCCGTCGCACCAGGACTTCGCCGACAGCGACCTGGGCGGCTTCCTGGAGGAGATTTTCG AACCCGTCACCTTCCAGCGGCTTGAAAGCAGCTACGCCGGGGCCCCCGTGTACCGCTACACCCGCTCCCAGTCCTTCGATATCTACGACATCAACCACAAATGCTTCATGCTGGAGTCGCCCACCCAGCTGGTGGCCCTGCACGTGCAGGGGCCCTTGGCCAGCCGCAAAGGTGAGGGGACCgcgtccctgtccccgtccccaccccgTGTCCCTGGGGGGCGCCCCCTGACCTGTCCCCTTCTCTCCGCAGTGAGGCTCAACATCGCGCTGTACCGGCCCCACACCCGGCAGGGCAGCGCCGGGGCCATGCAGATGCCGGTGGCGCTGGGCATCAAGGGCTACAAGCTCTACATGTCCTGCGTGATGAGCGGCAGCGAGCccgtgctgcagctggag GAAGCCGACGTCATGAGGGACATCGACAGCGCCGAGCTGACCCGCTTCATCTTCTACCGCCTGGACAGCCCGGCCGAGGGCACCACGCGCTTCGAGTCGGCCGCCTTCCCCGGCTGGTTCATCTGCACCTCGCGGCAGTCCTGGCAGCCCGTGGGCATCACCAACCAGCCCGACCAGGTCAACATCGCCACCTACAAGCTGAGCGGGCGCTGA
- the LOC137845293 gene encoding interleukin-1 receptor antagonist protein-like isoform X4 translates to MAFVPDLDVLEGSSLSEETFYGPDCLYPPKKLRLDSEAKHGQSRTTVDVQVTVMPGHGARRFRQAATLVVAATKMLRRPSHQDFADSDLGGFLEEIFEPVTFQRLESSYAGAPVYRYTRSQSFDIYDINHKCFMLESPTQLVALHVQGPLASRKVRLNIALYRPHTRQGSAGAMQMPVALGIKGYKLYMSCVMSGSEPVLQLEEADVMRDIDSAELTRFIFYRLDSPAEGTTRFESAAFPGWFICTSRQSWQPVGITNQPDQVNIATYKLSGR, encoded by the exons ATGGCGTTCGTCCCCGACCTGGACGTGCTGGAGGGCAGCAG CCTGAGCGAGGAGACTTTCTACGGCCCCGACTGCCTGTACCCACCGAAG AAGCTTCGCCTGGACTCGGAGGCAAAGCACGGCCAGAGCCGCACCACGGTGGACGTCCAGGTGACGGTGATGCCGGGACACGGCGCCAGGAGGTTCCGCCAGGCCGCCACCCTGGTGGTGGCCGCCACCAAGATGCTGCGGAGGCCGTCGCACCAGGACTTCGCCGACAGCGACCTGGGCGGCTTCCTGGAGGAGATTTTCG AACCCGTCACCTTCCAGCGGCTTGAAAGCAGCTACGCCGGGGCCCCCGTGTACCGCTACACCCGCTCCCAGTCCTTCGATATCTACGACATCAACCACAAATGCTTCATGCTGGAGTCGCCCACCCAGCTGGTGGCCCTGCACGTGCAGGGGCCCTTGGCCAGCCGCAAAG TGAGGCTCAACATCGCGCTGTACCGGCCCCACACCCGGCAGGGCAGCGCCGGGGCCATGCAGATGCCGGTGGCGCTGGGCATCAAGGGCTACAAGCTCTACATGTCCTGCGTGATGAGCGGCAGCGAGCccgtgctgcagctggag GAAGCCGACGTCATGAGGGACATCGACAGCGCCGAGCTGACCCGCTTCATCTTCTACCGCCTGGACAGCCCGGCCGAGGGCACCACGCGCTTCGAGTCGGCCGCCTTCCCCGGCTGGTTCATCTGCACCTCGCGGCAGTCCTGGCAGCCCGTGGGCATCACCAACCAGCCCGACCAGGTCAACATCGCCACCTACAAGCTGAGCGGGCGCTGA
- the LOC137845293 gene encoding interleukin-1 beta-like isoform X2, producing the protein MAFVPDLDVLEGSSLSEETFYGPDCLYPPKVTPGGPCGTVARRHRGTAAPRRGIARRSPAAFCPQKLRLDSEAKHGQSRTTVDVQVTVMPGHGARRFRQAATLVVAATKMLRRPSHQDFADSDLGGFLEEIFEPVTFQRLESSYAGAPVYRYTRSQSFDIYDINHKCFMLESPTQLVALHVQGPLASRKVRLNIALYRPHTRQGSAGAMQMPVALGIKGYKLYMSCVMSGSEPVLQLEEADVMRDIDSAELTRFIFYRLDSPAEGTTRFESAAFPGWFICTSRQSWQPVGITNQPDQVNIATYKLSGR; encoded by the exons ATGGCGTTCGTCCCCGACCTGGACGTGCTGGAGGGCAGCAG CCTGAGCGAGGAGACTTTCTACGGCCCCGACTGCCTGTACCCACCGAAGGTAACGCCGGGAGGCCCCTGTGGCACCGTGGCACGGCGGCACCGTGGCACCGCGGCACCGCGGCGCGGCATCGCACGGCGCTCACCCGCGGCCTTCTGCCCCCAGAAGCTTCGCCTGGACTCGGAGGCAAAGCACGGCCAGAGCCGCACCACGGTGGACGTCCAGGTGACGGTGATGCCGGGACACGGCGCCAGGAGGTTCCGCCAGGCCGCCACCCTGGTGGTGGCCGCCACCAAGATGCTGCGGAGGCCGTCGCACCAGGACTTCGCCGACAGCGACCTGGGCGGCTTCCTGGAGGAGATTTTCG AACCCGTCACCTTCCAGCGGCTTGAAAGCAGCTACGCCGGGGCCCCCGTGTACCGCTACACCCGCTCCCAGTCCTTCGATATCTACGACATCAACCACAAATGCTTCATGCTGGAGTCGCCCACCCAGCTGGTGGCCCTGCACGTGCAGGGGCCCTTGGCCAGCCGCAAAG TGAGGCTCAACATCGCGCTGTACCGGCCCCACACCCGGCAGGGCAGCGCCGGGGCCATGCAGATGCCGGTGGCGCTGGGCATCAAGGGCTACAAGCTCTACATGTCCTGCGTGATGAGCGGCAGCGAGCccgtgctgcagctggag GAAGCCGACGTCATGAGGGACATCGACAGCGCCGAGCTGACCCGCTTCATCTTCTACCGCCTGGACAGCCCGGCCGAGGGCACCACGCGCTTCGAGTCGGCCGCCTTCCCCGGCTGGTTCATCTGCACCTCGCGGCAGTCCTGGCAGCCCGTGGGCATCACCAACCAGCCCGACCAGGTCAACATCGCCACCTACAAGCTGAGCGGGCGCTGA
- the LOC137845293 gene encoding interleukin-1 beta-like isoform X1 — protein MAFVPDLDVLEGSSLSEETFYGPDCLYPPKVTPGGPCGTVARRHRGTAAPRRGIARRSPAAFCPQKLRLDSEAKHGQSRTTVDVQVTVMPGHGARRFRQAATLVVAATKMLRRPSHQDFADSDLGGFLEEIFEPVTFQRLESSYAGAPVYRYTRSQSFDIYDINHKCFMLESPTQLVALHVQGPLASRKGEGTASLSPSPPRVPGGRPLTCPLLSAVRLNIALYRPHTRQGSAGAMQMPVALGIKGYKLYMSCVMSGSEPVLQLEEADVMRDIDSAELTRFIFYRLDSPAEGTTRFESAAFPGWFICTSRQSWQPVGITNQPDQVNIATYKLSGR, from the exons ATGGCGTTCGTCCCCGACCTGGACGTGCTGGAGGGCAGCAG CCTGAGCGAGGAGACTTTCTACGGCCCCGACTGCCTGTACCCACCGAAGGTAACGCCGGGAGGCCCCTGTGGCACCGTGGCACGGCGGCACCGTGGCACCGCGGCACCGCGGCGCGGCATCGCACGGCGCTCACCCGCGGCCTTCTGCCCCCAGAAGCTTCGCCTGGACTCGGAGGCAAAGCACGGCCAGAGCCGCACCACGGTGGACGTCCAGGTGACGGTGATGCCGGGACACGGCGCCAGGAGGTTCCGCCAGGCCGCCACCCTGGTGGTGGCCGCCACCAAGATGCTGCGGAGGCCGTCGCACCAGGACTTCGCCGACAGCGACCTGGGCGGCTTCCTGGAGGAGATTTTCG AACCCGTCACCTTCCAGCGGCTTGAAAGCAGCTACGCCGGGGCCCCCGTGTACCGCTACACCCGCTCCCAGTCCTTCGATATCTACGACATCAACCACAAATGCTTCATGCTGGAGTCGCCCACCCAGCTGGTGGCCCTGCACGTGCAGGGGCCCTTGGCCAGCCGCAAAGGTGAGGGGACCgcgtccctgtccccgtccccaccccgTGTCCCTGGGGGGCGCCCCCTGACCTGTCCCCTTCTCTCCGCAGTGAGGCTCAACATCGCGCTGTACCGGCCCCACACCCGGCAGGGCAGCGCCGGGGCCATGCAGATGCCGGTGGCGCTGGGCATCAAGGGCTACAAGCTCTACATGTCCTGCGTGATGAGCGGCAGCGAGCccgtgctgcagctggag GAAGCCGACGTCATGAGGGACATCGACAGCGCCGAGCTGACCCGCTTCATCTTCTACCGCCTGGACAGCCCGGCCGAGGGCACCACGCGCTTCGAGTCGGCCGCCTTCCCCGGCTGGTTCATCTGCACCTCGCGGCAGTCCTGGCAGCCCGTGGGCATCACCAACCAGCCCGACCAGGTCAACATCGCCACCTACAAGCTGAGCGGGCGCTGA
- the LOC137845166 gene encoding cytosolic purine 5'-nucleotidase-like → MGSEGERGPGQGDPRALRRDCQHRIFVNRSLALEKIKCFGFDMDYTLAMYKSPDYEELAFQLLLEHLVSIGYPHEILAYKYDPTFPTRGLVFDALYGNLLKVDSHGNLLVCAHGFRFLKGAEILHYYPNKFIQRDDMKRFHILNTLFNLTETYLYACLVDFFSNCSRYVNCDTGYKHGNLFMSFRSMFQDVREAMDQVHLSGCLKEKTLENLEKYVVKDPRVPLLLSRMKEVGKVFLATNSDYNYTDAIMSYLFDFSDGDKAETPQRPWRSYFDLIVVDTRKPLFFAEGTVLRQVNTDTGKLRIGTYTGPLQHCAVYSGGSSDVVCDLLGVKGKDILYMGDHIFGDILKSKKRQGWRTFLVVPELARELQVWTEKSELFEELRSLDLFLAELYQHLDSGSSERPDISSIKRRIQKVTHEMDMCYGKMGSLFRCGSRQTLFANQLMRYADLYAASFVNFLYYPFSYLFRAPSVLMAHESTVEHGPVDAVEVTGVLQDSSREEEEEEEEDGEA, encoded by the exons ATGGGCAGCGAGGGCGAGAGGGGCCCGGGGCAGGGCGACCCCCGGGCGCTGCGGAGGGACTGCCAGCACCG GATCTTCGTGAACCGCAGCCTGGCGCTGGAGAAGATCAAATGCTTCGGCTTCGACATGGACTACACCTTGGCCA TGTACAAGTCCCCCGACTACGAGGAGCTggccttccagctgctgctggagcacctcGTCTCCATCGGGTACCCCCACGAGATCCTCGCCTACAAGTATGACCCCACCTTCCCCACCCG GGGGCTGGTGTTTGATGCCCTGTATGGGAACCTGCTGAAGGTGGACTCGCACGGGAACCTGCTGGTCTGCGCCCACGGCTTCCGCTTCCTCAAGGG ggccGAAATCCTCCACTACTATCCCAACAAGTTCATCCAGCGGGACGACATGAAGCGCTTCCACATCCTCAACACCCTCTTCAACCTCACGG AGACCTACCTCTACGCCTGCCTCGTGGACTTCTTCAGCAACTGCTCCAGATACGTCAA CTGCGACACCGGGTACAAGCACGGGAACCTCTTCATGTCCTTCCGCAGCATGTTCCAGGACGTGCGTGAGGCCATGGACCAAGTCCATCTCTCG ggctgcctgaAGGAGAAGACGCTGGAGAACCTGGAGAAATACGTGGTGAAAGAT CCCCGCGTGCCCCTGCTGCTGAGCCGCATGAAGGAAGTGGGGAAGGTTTTCCTGGCCACCAACAGCGACTACAACTACACCGAC GCCATCATGTCCTACCTGTTCGACTTCAGTGACGGGGACAAg GCCGAGACCCCGCAGCGCCCCTGGCGCTCCTACTTCGACCTCATCGTGGTGGACACCCGCAAGCCGCTCTTCTTCGCCGAGGGCACCGTCCTGCGCCAAGTCAACACG GACACGGGGAAGCTGCGCATCGGGACATACACCGGCCCCCTCCAGCACTGCGCCGTCTACTCCGGCG GCTCCTCGGACGTGGTGTGTGACCTGCTGGGCGTGAAGGGCAAAGACATCCTGTACATGGGGGACCACATCTTCGGGGACATCCTCAAGTCCAAGAAGCGGCAGGGCTGGCGCACCTTCCTGGTGGTGCCCGAGCTGGCCCGCGAGCTGCAGGTGTGGACGGAGAAGAGCG AGCTGTTTGAGGAGCTGCGGAGCCTGGACCTCTTCCTGGCGGAGCTGTACCA GCACTTGGACAGCGGCAGCAGTGAGCGCCCGGACATCAGCTCCATCAAGCGTCGGATCCAG AAAGTCACGCACGAGATGGACATGTGCTACGGGAAGATGGGCAGCCTCTTCCGCTGCGGCTCGCGCCAGACCCTCTTCGCCAACCAGCTGATGCGCTACGCGGACCTCTACGCCGCCTCCTTCGTCAACTTCCTCTACTATCCCTTCAGCTACCTCTTCCGGGCGCCCTCCGTCCTG ATGGCCCACGAGTCGACGGTGGAGCACGGCCCCGTGGACGCTGTGGAG GTCACAGGGGTCCTCCAGGACTCcagcagggaggaagaggaggaggaggaagaggatggtgaGGCCTGA
- the CKAP2L gene encoding cytoskeleton-associated protein 2-like produces MAAAAAEQDKRRRQLQEYLAAKGKLKQPSTKPYLNDRINRLDPVLKPVSKPEHANRNKRDVFPDVALDAEKDSKATRLHGRAAPQKFPSTSWGAAVVHPKQPGKSTKLSSGLVPGVNPSAPPRGRLPASASGSLNPGGTEETACGGPAPGEPCLWNEGLQEQLESNKENFSAQAATHLVQSRAFQSDGNNVMNKRALAHRQTSGTVSRTINSCQAKKTLIQDKFRKSLPSSKSASQKPSDKTQLLQPPRALAVSTNLLHKKPAVKHEKRSTAGQPVGKLLGTLPGGSLQHHSRALQAKRSPPKPPASSRPQGTTTLGSTRTPSVRLGAVVSERRPVLKGGAERKDVKAPPRHTALSQARATMGRSHSPRAQGAVSRRERLNPEPPQACGVHAGRVPKTPTAEDRRRQLEQWLASKGKTYKRPPMVQSKKKPVRKKLPVCRAVEEEEKAEKSEQLHLDKINNLLTECLKLIEEGVQSEEFSAILSHEPRAEKCAKFWICKAKLLARSGPFDVMELYKAAISAGATPLQELRDVVLDILKTAGQPPGGENAEQPVPWEPTAPCLAEREHTESTPSMAGSSLPSLPISSIKLQVTSIPRGRELPEGQELKFLTPVRRSLRIERAVSCYPVMLKDHDPVVSSLNEILDDEEDTQYFFRKNKALPEVAEMEVLKL; encoded by the exons atggcggcggcggcggctgagCAGG ACAAGCgcaggaggcagctccaggAGTACCTGGCAGCCAAAGGAAAGCTGAAACAGCCAAGCACCAA GCCCTATTTAAATGACCGGATTAATCGCCTGGATCCAGTCCTAAAACCAGTTTCTAAACCAGAACAT GCTAACAGGAACAAGAGGGATGTTTTCCCAGATGTGGCGTTGGATGCTGAGAAGGACAGCAAGGCCACCCGGTTGCACGGGCGTGCTGCCCCACAGAAATTTCCAAGTACATCGTGGGGAGCAGCCGTGGTACATCCAAAGCAGCCGGGGAAGAGCACAAAGCTGTCCTCAGGGCTTGTACCAGGTGTGAACCCTTCTGCACCTCCCAGAGGGAGGCTCCCAGCTTCTGCCTCTGGTTCCCTAAACCCAGGAGGGACTGAGGAGACCGCGTGTGGTGGCCCCGCTCCTGGGGAACCTTGCTTGTGGAACGAGGGCCTGCAGGAACAGCTAGAGAGCAACAAAGAGAACTTCTCAGCACAAGCAGCTACACACcttgtgcagagcagagcttttCAGTCAGATGGAAACAACGTCATGAACAAGAGAGCCTTGGCTCATAGGCAAACCTCAGGCACTGTGTCAAGGACAATTAATAGCTGCCAGGCTAAGAAAACACTGATTCAGGACAAATTCAGGAAGTCTCTGCCAAGCTCAAAGAGTGCATCTCAAAAACCAAGTGACAAAACCCAACTGTTGCAACCCCCTCGGGCACTTGCTGTTTCTACTAACTTGCTACACAAAAAACCAGCcgtaaaacatgaaaaaaggaGTACAGCAGGGCAACCTGTAGGAAAGCTACTTGGCACACTACCGGGGGGAAGCCTTCAGCACCACAGTAGGGCTCTCCAAGCGAAAAGATCTCCCCCGAAGCCTCCAGCCTCCAGCAGGCCCCAGGGAACCACAACCCTGGGGTCCACGAGGACCCCCAGCGTGAGGCTGGGCGCCGTGGTGTCAGAGCGAAGGCCCGTGCTTAAAGGGGGGGCAGAGAGGAAGGACGTGAAGGCGCCGCCCAGACACACGGCGTTGTCTCAAGCCAGAGCCACCATGGGCCGGTCTCACAGCCCCAGAGCTCAAGGGGCTGTGAGCAGGAGGGAGAGGCTGAACCCAGAGCCGCCGCAGGCATGCGGGGTGCACGCAGGGCGCGTCCCCAAAACCCCGACGGCTGAGGATCGGAG GAGGCAACTGGAGCAGTGGTTGGCATCCAAAGGCAAGACCTACAAACGGCCACCTATGGTGCAGTCCAAAAAAAAGCCAGTGAGAAAGAAGCTGCCCGTCTGTAGAGCtgttgaggaggaagagaaagcagagaagtcCGAGCAGCTCCACTTGGACAAAATCAACAACCTGCTAACTGAGTGCCTGAAGCTCATCGAGGAG GGTGTCCAGTCAGAGGAGTTCTCTGCAATTCTGTCCCACGAGCCCCGAGCAGAGAAATGCGCCAAGTTCTGGATCTGCAAAGCGAAACTGCTCGCCCGGAGCGGCCCCTTTGACGTGATGGAGCTGTACAAAGCTGCAATCTCAGCCGGTGCTACT CCACTCCAGGAGCTCAGAGATGTTGTCCTTGATATTCTGAAGACTGCAGGCCAACCGCCAGGAG GGGAGAATGCTGAGCAGCCCGTGCCCTGGGAGCCCACAGCGCCTTGCCTGGCAGAGAGGGAGCACACGGAATCGACTCCCAGCATGGCGGggagctccctgcccagcctgccCATCTCCTCCATCAAACTGCAGGTGACATCCATACCCAG GGGAAGGGAGCTGCCAGAAGGCCAGGAGCTGAAATTCCTGACACCGGTGCGGCGCTCGCTGCGGATAGAGAGGGCCGTGAGCTGCTACCCGGTGATGCTGAAGGACCACGACCCTGTTGTGTCATCCCTCAATGAAATCCTGGATGACGAAGAGGACACGCAGTACTTCTTCCGGAAAAACAAGGCTTTGCCGGAGGTGGCAGAGATGGAGGTTTTGAAGTTGTAG